The following are encoded in a window of Candidatus Bathyarchaeota archaeon genomic DNA:
- a CDS encoding 50S ribosomal protein L11 has translation MEKKTIDALVSGGQATAGPPLGPALGPLGVNVVAIVNKINELTKDYAGMKVPVKIVVDPETKEFDVTVGTPTTSALIVSALKIQKGSGSPKEEKVGDLTMPQVVSLAKKKRLELLANSLKLAAKEVLGSCVSMGVTVEGKDPREAQQEIDEGKYNSLFEKEQ, from the coding sequence GTGGAAAAGAAAACTATTGATGCGCTAGTAAGTGGTGGACAAGCAACTGCTGGACCACCGTTGGGTCCTGCTTTGGGTCCGCTGGGTGTAAACGTTGTTGCTATAGTGAACAAAATCAACGAGCTGACGAAGGATTACGCTGGAATGAAGGTGCCTGTTAAGATTGTTGTTGATCCTGAAACTAAAGAGTTTGACGTCACCGTGGGCACCCCTACCACTTCTGCGTTAATTGTGAGTGCATTGAAGATTCAGAAGGGTTCAGGTAGTCCGAAGGAGGAGAAAGTGGGCGATCTCACTATGCCGCAAGTGGTGAGTCTAGCTAAGAAAAAGCGGCTAGAACTGTTGGCTAATTCGCTTAAGCTGGCAGCCAAAGAGGTTTTAGGCAGCTGTGTCAGCATGGGCGTAACTGTGGAAGGCAAAGACCCTCGCGAAGCGCAGCAAGAAATCGACGAAGGCAAATACAATTCCCTTTTTGAGAAAGAACAGTAA
- a CDS encoding transcription elongation factor Spt5 — protein sequence MPKEKPPLTSVFAVRTTAGQERNVANLITVRIESAKLPIKAVLVPEMLKGYIFVEAEGPHFVEEAIAGIKHVRSQVPGIVSFPEVEKYIVVKPVIEELDVDDVVEIISGPFKNMRAKITRIDKTKNEVILELLEATFTLPITVHADYVKVVEKAEKAE from the coding sequence ATGCCAAAAGAAAAACCTCCTTTAACTTCTGTTTTCGCTGTCCGCACCACCGCTGGACAGGAAAGAAACGTAGCAAATTTGATTACTGTGAGAATTGAAAGCGCTAAATTACCGATTAAAGCAGTTCTAGTGCCAGAAATGTTGAAAGGCTACATCTTTGTAGAAGCTGAAGGTCCACATTTTGTGGAAGAAGCAATCGCCGGAATTAAACATGTCAGATCCCAAGTTCCGGGAATTGTAAGTTTTCCTGAAGTAGAAAAATACATTGTGGTCAAGCCTGTTATCGAAGAGTTGGATGTTGACGATGTTGTGGAAATCATAAGTGGCCCTTTTAAGAACATGAGAGCAAAAATTACTCGAATTGACAAAACAAAGAATGAAGTAATCCTTGAGCTTTTAGAAGCCACTTTCACTCTTCCTATAACGGTTCACGCGGATTATGTTAAAGTTGTGGAAAAAGCAGAGAAGGCGGAATAG
- a CDS encoding protein translocase SEC61 complex subunit gamma, whose protein sequence is MGIRSFIQSVSRLLKLATKPGRSEIWQSTKICFLGIAAVGVVGFVIKLISMFLSGL, encoded by the coding sequence TTGGGCATAAGATCATTCATTCAATCAGTAAGTCGATTGCTGAAATTAGCCACAAAACCCGGTCGATCGGAGATTTGGCAATCGACAAAAATCTGTTTCCTAGGCATTGCAGCAGTAGGTGTAGTTGGCTTTGTGATCAAACTGATTTCAATGTTTCTGTCAGGTCTCTAA
- a CDS encoding ribonuclease P codes for MTATKKKIAVERIHRLFQLAKDVIHEDEKLAQHYIVIARRVSMASRVRIPRECRQQICRGCKKFILPGVNCRVRIQQSRESHVVVTCGYCGKHMRFPIKNRRETKT; via the coding sequence TTGACCGCAACAAAAAAGAAAATCGCGGTGGAACGAATTCACAGACTTTTTCAGCTTGCTAAAGACGTAATTCATGAAGATGAAAAATTAGCGCAACACTACATCGTCATTGCTCGAAGAGTTTCTATGGCATCTAGAGTGCGTATTCCAAGAGAATGTCGGCAGCAAATATGCAGAGGTTGTAAAAAGTTTATTTTGCCTGGCGTTAACTGTCGTGTGCGTATTCAGCAAAGCCGAGAATCCCACGTAGTCGTCACTTGTGGCTATTGTGGCAAACATATGCGGTTTCCAATAAAAAATCGGAGAGAAACAAAAACGTGA
- a CDS encoding YhbY family RNA-binding protein, which produces MKRRIKRELSDKEPTVWIGKNGVSREVLAEIDGQLERTEMLKVRILKTALGENNAKTIAAKIAQQTESVLVEVRGHTFMLYRKKKKKM; this is translated from the coding sequence ATGAAGCGCAGAATAAAGCGCGAGTTAAGCGATAAAGAGCCGACGGTTTGGATAGGGAAGAACGGAGTTTCGCGTGAAGTTCTGGCTGAGATAGATGGGCAGTTGGAGAGAACAGAGATGTTGAAAGTGAGAATTCTGAAAACTGCGTTAGGAGAAAACAATGCTAAGACGATTGCAGCCAAAATTGCTCAGCAAACCGAATCGGTGCTTGTGGAGGTTAGGGGACACACTTTCATGCTCTATAGAAAAAAGAAGAAGAAAATGTAA
- a CDS encoding radical SAM protein, whose amino-acid sequence MSLENLGQTEALPALIRVSSGSAIVLGLIEGFLTAKPTTAYLLTYLEGKCTANCGFCSQAKNSKGQANMLSRVTWPVFATKKVMSKLITAAQRGEIKRVCIQALNYPTVLNDLLALVKEIKLQASEAPISVSCQPLSNEKMEKLAEAGVERIAIALDAATENIFDKVKGSSAGGPYDWNRQRDALLEAAEVFGKGKVSTHLIAGLGETEKEMVKTIQWCVDNSIYPALFSFTPIPGTALEHNRQPTINRYRTIQLAHYLIVQGKTRFEKIGFDEKNCIVDFGFSQEQLQSAIRSGTPFLTSGCPNCNRPYYNEKPSGPLYNFPMQPTPQEIKEIEQQLKNNS is encoded by the coding sequence ATGTCGCTAGAAAATCTTGGTCAAACTGAGGCACTGCCTGCTCTAATTCGAGTTTCATCTGGCTCAGCCATAGTACTAGGCTTAATAGAAGGCTTTTTAACCGCCAAACCAACAACCGCGTATCTCCTCACCTACCTTGAAGGCAAATGCACAGCAAACTGCGGCTTCTGTTCACAGGCAAAAAACAGCAAAGGTCAAGCAAACATGCTTTCCAGAGTAACTTGGCCAGTTTTCGCAACGAAAAAAGTAATGTCCAAGCTAATAACTGCGGCGCAAAGAGGAGAAATAAAGCGTGTCTGCATTCAAGCTCTAAACTATCCCACGGTTTTAAATGACCTTTTAGCTTTAGTTAAAGAAATTAAGTTGCAAGCTAGCGAAGCGCCTATATCCGTCTCATGTCAGCCTTTGAGCAATGAAAAAATGGAGAAGCTGGCAGAAGCAGGTGTTGAAAGAATAGCGATCGCATTAGATGCGGCGACAGAGAATATTTTTGACAAAGTTAAAGGCAGTTCTGCAGGTGGACCTTACGACTGGAATAGACAGCGTGACGCGTTGCTGGAAGCAGCAGAGGTGTTCGGCAAAGGTAAGGTAAGCACCCATCTTATCGCAGGGTTGGGTGAAACAGAAAAAGAAATGGTCAAAACCATCCAATGGTGCGTGGACAACAGCATATACCCAGCACTCTTTTCCTTTACGCCTATACCTGGAACAGCTTTAGAACATAACCGTCAGCCGACAATAAACCGTTACAGAACAATTCAGCTTGCCCATTACCTGATAGTACAAGGAAAGACAAGATTTGAAAAAATAGGTTTTGACGAAAAAAACTGCATAGTTGACTTCGGGTTCTCACAAGAGCAGTTGCAAAGCGCTATTCGAAGCGGAACACCATTCTTGACCTCAGGATGCCCCAACTGCAACCGTCCATACTACAACGAAAAACCAAGCGGTCCTCTCTATAATTTTCCAATGCAACCAACGCCACAAGAGATTAAAGAAATAGAACAACAACTCAAGAACAATAGCTAA
- a CDS encoding Lrp/AsnC family transcriptional regulator: MKQQKLLRLLKEMLRNSKRSDREIARILGVSQPTVTRTRAQLEKEYIKTYTVIPDFAKLSYQILAFTFIKVKPYPSPEDVEKIVQHAAEWTNKHPNIVFAADGEGCGKDIVMISFHKNYSLYSDFMRTLALDWGQHVSDFESFLVSIGSGFKMKRFDLKYLADDL, encoded by the coding sequence ATGAAACAGCAAAAGCTTCTTAGACTACTGAAAGAGATGCTGAGAAATTCTAAGAGAAGCGACAGGGAAATAGCCCGCATCTTGGGAGTTTCGCAGCCAACCGTTACTAGAACGAGAGCCCAATTAGAAAAGGAATACATAAAAACTTACACGGTTATCCCAGACTTTGCGAAGCTCAGCTACCAAATCTTAGCCTTCACCTTTATCAAAGTGAAGCCTTACCCATCGCCTGAAGATGTTGAAAAAATAGTGCAACACGCAGCAGAATGGACAAATAAACATCCAAACATTGTTTTCGCCGCCGATGGCGAAGGATGTGGAAAGGACATAGTCATGATATCGTTTCACAAAAATTATTCTTTGTACAGTGACTTCATGCGAACGTTAGCCTTGGATTGGGGACAACATGTAAGTGATTTTGAGTCATTCCTTGTAAGCATTGGATCAGGATTCAAGATGAAGCGTTTTGATTTAAAATACTTGGCAGACGACTTGTAG
- a CDS encoding radical SAM protein, with the protein MKYEELLNADEKKLEKALEEARTVSQKQFGKKIRFYAPSFVYYKTDYYCSSPTVFPSISITGSSCSLKCKHCGGIVLNTMYPAYTSEKLLELCMDLKSKGAVGCLISGGCLPDGSLPLEEFVDALAEIKRELGWTLMVHTGIVSKSVAKQLKEAGIDAALIDVIGSDETIREIYNLDVSVADYENSLQALHGVGIPIVPHVLVGLDYGKLKGELHALKMIANYEPSAVVVIAFMPIRGTIMENVAPPVPSVIAKVLVAARLMMPSTPLTLGCMRPKGVHRAETDVLAVKSGVNAVAFPAEEAIELAKSLGYEVSFSSLCCSQIFEDLKNWEI; encoded by the coding sequence TTGAAATACGAAGAATTGCTGAATGCAGACGAGAAAAAGCTTGAAAAAGCTCTCGAAGAGGCGCGGACAGTAAGCCAGAAACAGTTTGGCAAGAAAATTCGCTTCTACGCTCCCAGCTTTGTCTATTACAAAACAGATTATTATTGTTCTTCTCCAACTGTTTTTCCGTCAATCTCTATAACAGGCTCTTCGTGTTCTTTAAAGTGCAAACATTGTGGCGGTATTGTTCTGAACACCATGTATCCTGCTTACACGTCTGAGAAGCTTTTAGAGCTTTGTATGGATTTGAAGAGCAAGGGCGCTGTAGGATGTTTAATTAGTGGTGGATGTTTGCCAGACGGCTCATTGCCACTTGAAGAGTTTGTAGATGCGTTAGCGGAGATTAAGCGAGAATTAGGGTGGACTCTGATGGTTCACACGGGCATTGTCAGCAAGAGTGTGGCGAAACAGTTGAAGGAGGCGGGAATAGACGCTGCGTTAATTGACGTTATTGGCTCAGATGAAACAATTAGAGAAATCTACAACCTAGATGTTAGCGTGGCAGATTATGAAAACTCGCTTCAGGCATTACACGGTGTCGGTATTCCGATTGTGCCGCATGTTTTGGTGGGTCTTGATTACGGCAAGTTGAAAGGCGAACTACATGCACTAAAGATGATTGCGAATTACGAGCCTTCGGCAGTCGTTGTGATCGCTTTTATGCCAATACGAGGCACGATAATGGAAAATGTTGCACCGCCTGTTCCTTCAGTTATAGCTAAGGTGCTTGTGGCTGCTAGGCTTATGATGCCGTCTACGCCCTTGACGTTAGGCTGCATGAGACCGAAAGGAGTTCATAGAGCAGAAACAGATGTTTTGGCGGTGAAGTCTGGCGTAAACGCAGTCGCTTTTCCAGCAGAAGAAGCGATCGAGTTGGCTAAGTCGCTAGGCTATGAAGTCTCGTTTTCTTCTTTGTGTTGTTCTCAGATTTTCGAAGATCTGAAAAACTGGGAAATTTAA
- a CDS encoding NUDIX domain-containing protein: MVRTRAVIFDKKGKVLVQHHSRSDPDFYRLLGGGVKFREKVEDCIIREIREEAGLDVRVDRLLWVRDFFDESPYHSVELFFLATVVKGKFKPSPEAENIELLFMSLEELEKLVFYPKAFIPKLKLLRDNRNWIEENPYVRSAN; this comes from the coding sequence ATGGTTCGTACTAGAGCTGTGATTTTTGATAAAAAAGGTAAGGTGCTTGTTCAACATCATTCACGTTCCGACCCCGATTTCTATAGGCTACTAGGTGGTGGAGTCAAATTCAGAGAAAAGGTAGAAGATTGCATAATCCGTGAGATAAGAGAGGAAGCTGGATTGGATGTTAGAGTTGACCGTCTTCTCTGGGTGCGTGACTTTTTTGATGAAAGTCCATATCATTCTGTTGAACTGTTTTTCTTGGCAACTGTGGTGAAGGGGAAGTTCAAGCCATCTCCAGAGGCTGAAAACATTGAATTATTGTTTATGAGCCTTGAAGAGCTGGAAAAACTTGTATTTTATCCCAAAGCGTTCATTCCCAAACTAAAACTTCTTAGAGATAACAGAAACTGGATTGAAGAAAACCCATATGTTAGATCAGCGAACTAA